The following coding sequences are from one Gemmatimonadota bacterium window:
- a CDS encoding HD domain-containing protein, with protein MTQFEVIRDPLWDNIRLEPAAAAAMDTPAVQRLRYVRQLGHAFLVYPGATHSRFEHALGAYHLTRRALATLEERGDLATIPEEERLAVRLAALLHDIGHYPFSHALEEAGFPSHEALGVRRLGEGELGVLLRGIGGDGFIAQIAGIIQGDHVSPLGGLISGSLDLDKIDYLSRDARQCGVPYGTVDVDRLLASLCLVTDGAGHRAVGVHEKGVSALESLLFAKYQMYRNVYWHHAVRSATCMFKRAVRTAVASGQLDPASVADATDGSLTTAMQAHDSTGLTAALQRRQLHKRALDLPASEVPELPSWIWDDPDALERAEDALAAELGLPPGGALIDFPARSSMLSVDLPLLTRGGTVEQLTDEGRAGQLGLPRIAAELYRSARRLRIFAVGGVKLEKVPQILLG; from the coding sequence ATGACCCAATTCGAAGTCATCCGCGACCCGCTCTGGGACAACATCCGCCTCGAGCCAGCCGCTGCCGCTGCCATGGATACTCCGGCGGTGCAGCGGCTGCGGTACGTCCGCCAACTCGGCCACGCCTTCCTGGTCTACCCCGGCGCGACGCACTCGCGCTTCGAGCACGCGCTCGGCGCCTATCACCTGACGCGCCGCGCGCTCGCCACGCTCGAAGAGCGCGGCGACCTCGCGACTATCCCCGAGGAGGAGCGGCTCGCGGTCCGCCTGGCGGCGCTGCTCCACGACATCGGACACTATCCCTTCTCGCATGCGCTCGAGGAGGCCGGCTTCCCGTCCCACGAAGCGCTCGGCGTGCGGCGCCTCGGCGAAGGGGAACTCGGCGTGCTCCTGCGTGGCATCGGCGGCGACGGCTTCATCGCGCAGATCGCGGGGATCATCCAGGGTGATCACGTCTCGCCGCTGGGCGGGCTGATCTCCGGCTCGCTCGATCTCGACAAGATCGATTACCTCTCGCGGGACGCGCGGCAGTGTGGCGTCCCCTACGGTACGGTCGACGTCGACCGACTCTTGGCCTCGCTCTGCCTGGTGACCGATGGCGCAGGGCATCGGGCCGTGGGTGTCCACGAGAAGGGCGTCTCGGCCCTCGAATCACTCCTCTTCGCCAAGTACCAGATGTACCGCAACGTCTACTGGCACCACGCGGTGCGCAGCGCGACGTGCATGTTCAAGCGGGCCGTGCGCACGGCGGTGGCCAGTGGGCAGCTCGATCCCGCGAGCGTGGCCGACGCCACCGATGGCTCGCTCACCACCGCGATGCAGGCCCACGACTCCACTGGGCTCACGGCCGCGCTGCAGCGCCGCCAGCTGCACAAGCGCGCGCTCGATCTCCCCGCCAGCGAGGTGCCCGAGCTGCCCTCGTGGATCTGGGACGACCCCGACGCGCTCGAACGCGCCGAGGACGCCCTCGCCGCGGAGCTGGGGTTGCCGCCGGGCGGCGCGCTGATCGACTTCCCCGCGCGCTCGTCCATGTTGTCGGTGGACCTGCCCCTGCTGACGCGGGGCGGCACGGTGGAGCAGTTGACGGACGAAGGCCGCGCCGGGCAGCTGGGCCTGCCGCGCATCGCCGCCGAGCTCTATCGGAGCGCCCGGCGGCTGCGGATTTTCGCGGTGGGTGGGGTGAAGCTGGAGAAGGTGCCGCAGATACTGCTGGGATGA
- a CDS encoding Stp1/IreP family PP2C-type Ser/Thr phosphatase: MRFSCAARTDVGVVRSGNEDMYLMAAERGLFIVADGMGGHAAGEVASEMATQLIAQEFRPVRGMSDDELMAQMVGAIRASNAAIFQRTMSEHDKRGMGTTTTVLSLLPRRYLIGQVGDSRAYLLRGTVLSQLTKDHSYVQEQVDAGRLSPEEARVHPYANVITRCVGSSGDVVPDLYLGTLEVGDLILLASDGLTGMLEDEQVRDVLTMDGDLEQMVDRLIADANRRGGLDNITVILIKIEEVSPPTGEIPALRA, from the coding sequence ATGCGCTTCTCCTGCGCCGCGCGCACCGATGTCGGAGTGGTCCGATCCGGCAACGAGGACATGTATCTGATGGCGGCCGAGCGTGGGCTCTTCATCGTCGCCGACGGGATGGGTGGCCACGCCGCAGGCGAAGTCGCCAGCGAGATGGCGACCCAGCTGATCGCGCAGGAATTCCGGCCCGTCCGCGGGATGAGCGACGACGAGTTGATGGCCCAGATGGTCGGTGCGATTCGCGCCTCGAACGCGGCGATCTTCCAACGGACGATGTCGGAGCACGACAAGCGGGGGATGGGCACGACGACGACCGTCCTGTCCCTGCTGCCCCGCCGCTACCTGATCGGGCAGGTCGGGGACTCGCGCGCCTACCTGCTGCGCGGCACCGTGCTCTCGCAGCTGACCAAGGACCACAGCTACGTGCAGGAACAGGTGGACGCCGGGCGCCTCTCGCCGGAAGAGGCCCGGGTCCACCCGTATGCCAACGTGATCACGCGCTGCGTCGGCTCCAGCGGCGACGTCGTCCCCGATCTCTATCTCGGCACGCTCGAAGTCGGCGATTTGATCCTGCTCGCATCGGATGGGCTCACCGGCATGCTCGAAGATGAGCAGGTGCGCGACGTGCTGACGATGGATGGCGACCTGGAGCAGATGGTGGATCGGTTGATTGCCGACGCGAATCGCCGCGGCGGGCTCGACAACATCACCGTCATCCTGATCAAGATCGAGGAAGTGTCGCCGCCGACCGGCGAAATTCCCGCGCTTCGGGCGTAG
- a CDS encoding FHA domain-containing protein, which produces MSAAATLPFGGVSAQEGPLLAVLILRGGGSGAGHITVRQPTVRIGREAGNDVVLSAVSLSATHAELRLRGGVWTLTDLGSMHGSWVDGEPVYGAVPLGPGSTIRLGEVEAIFSPKDRWEDSPSSLIVEAAPLDPTPGPPLPDTAPAVVVRPPRARFLDDDVPTFVLPDTSRRPGPLLFIAIALGIAAVAYFLRQVS; this is translated from the coding sequence ATGTCCGCCGCCGCGACCCTGCCATTCGGCGGGGTGTCGGCGCAGGAGGGGCCGCTGCTGGCGGTGCTGATCCTGCGGGGCGGTGGGAGCGGGGCGGGGCACATCACCGTGCGGCAGCCGACGGTCCGAATCGGGCGCGAGGCGGGGAACGATGTGGTGCTCTCGGCCGTCAGCCTGAGCGCCACGCACGCCGAGTTGCGGCTGCGTGGTGGCGTCTGGACGCTGACGGATCTCGGCTCGATGCACGGCAGCTGGGTCGATGGGGAGCCGGTCTACGGCGCGGTGCCGTTGGGCCCCGGCTCGACGATTCGGCTCGGCGAGGTCGAAGCGATCTTCTCGCCGAAGGATCGCTGGGAAGATTCGCCCAGCTCCCTGATCGTCGAAGCGGCGCCACTGGACCCCACGCCCGGCCCGCCGTTGCCGGACACGGCGCCCGCGGTCGTGGTGCGGCCGCCGCGGGCCCGCTTTCTTGATGACGATGTCCCGACTTTCGTGCTCCCGGACACCAGCCGACGTCCCGGACCCTTGCTCTTCATTGCGATCGCGCTGGGCATTGCCGCGGTCGCCTACTTCCTCCGCCAGGTTTCCTGA
- a CDS encoding ABC transporter ATP-binding protein, protein MATDDVAASGGDRGLGRRLLAYVRPYRLGVAGAVALLLLEAGLALVGPLLTQRAIDVAIPARDADLLLRLGLWFLAALLLSFVAEYAQTVLTAWVGQRVMSDLRRQIFERLQRLSIPFFDRQPVGRLVTRVTSDVETLNELFSSGVVTVIGDLATLLAISAMMLAIDWRLALVAFAVLPAMGLVVAIFRRAMREAFRDIRGAVARMNGDLQEYLSGVRVVQLFHREAAVGSAFDAVNRAHRDAQLRSITLYALFFPVVEVLTAAAVALLLWYGGLQHLGGTLTVGVLAAFIQLVRRFFQPLQDLAEKFNLLQSAMASGERIFRLLDTPIEVPEPSAPVALPLPARGEVVFEDVWFRYADDAPWALRGVSFRAAPGETVALVGHTGAGKSTVLSLLLRFYAPTRGRILVDGVDLASLAHDDLRGRIGLVPQDLFLFRGDLSRNLVLDRAIPQAQLDRALAAVGADALIERLPGGLAHQLSERGRSLSVGERQILSFARALAGEPTILLLDEATSAVDPESETRLQRALGRLRAGRTALVVAHRLGTIVDADRILVFHHGELLETGSHRELLRQGGLYERLVRLQGGEPRRAVGA, encoded by the coding sequence GTGGCGACGGATGATGTCGCCGCCAGCGGAGGCGATCGCGGGTTGGGCCGCCGCCTGCTGGCCTACGTGCGGCCGTATCGACTTGGCGTCGCCGGGGCCGTCGCGCTGCTGCTGCTCGAAGCCGGGCTGGCCCTGGTGGGCCCCCTCCTCACCCAGCGCGCCATCGACGTGGCCATTCCGGCCCGCGACGCCGATCTCCTGCTTCGACTTGGCCTCTGGTTCCTGGCGGCGCTGCTCCTCTCCTTTGTGGCCGAGTACGCGCAGACGGTGCTGACCGCGTGGGTCGGGCAGCGCGTGATGTCGGATTTGCGCCGGCAGATCTTTGAGCGGCTGCAGCGTCTCTCGATCCCATTCTTCGATCGTCAGCCGGTGGGCCGTCTGGTGACGCGCGTCACCTCCGACGTTGAGACGCTCAACGAGCTCTTCTCGTCGGGTGTGGTGACCGTGATCGGCGACCTCGCCACGCTGCTCGCCATCAGCGCGATGATGCTCGCGATCGACTGGCGCCTGGCGCTGGTGGCGTTCGCGGTCCTGCCGGCGATGGGGCTGGTCGTCGCGATCTTCCGGCGCGCGATGCGCGAGGCGTTCCGCGACATCCGCGGTGCCGTCGCCCGGATGAACGGCGACCTGCAGGAGTATCTCTCCGGCGTGCGCGTGGTGCAGCTCTTCCATCGCGAGGCGGCGGTCGGGTCGGCCTTCGATGCGGTCAACCGCGCGCATCGCGACGCGCAGCTGCGCTCGATCACCCTCTACGCCCTCTTCTTTCCCGTCGTCGAAGTGCTCACCGCGGCGGCCGTCGCGCTGCTGCTCTGGTACGGCGGGTTGCAGCATCTCGGGGGCACGCTCACCGTCGGCGTGCTGGCGGCGTTCATCCAGTTGGTGCGCCGGTTCTTCCAGCCGCTGCAGGACCTCGCCGAGAAGTTCAACCTGCTGCAGAGCGCGATGGCGAGCGGTGAACGGATCTTCCGATTGCTGGACACCCCGATCGAGGTGCCGGAGCCGAGCGCGCCCGTCGCCTTGCCGCTCCCGGCGCGCGGCGAGGTCGTGTTCGAGGATGTCTGGTTCCGCTACGCCGACGACGCGCCGTGGGCGCTCCGCGGGGTGTCGTTCCGTGCCGCGCCGGGGGAGACGGTCGCGCTGGTCGGTCACACCGGGGCGGGGAAGAGCACCGTCCTCTCCCTGCTCCTCAGATTCTATGCGCCGACGCGTGGCCGGATCCTGGTCGACGGGGTCGACCTGGCGTCCCTGGCCCACGACGACCTCCGCGGGCGGATCGGTCTGGTGCCGCAGGATCTCTTCCTCTTCCGGGGCGACCTCTCCCGGAACCTGGTGCTGGATCGGGCCATCCCCCAGGCGCAGCTGGACCGGGCGCTGGCTGCCGTCGGGGCCGACGCGCTGATCGAGCGCCTCCCCGGGGGGCTCGCGCACCAGCTGAGCGAACGGGGGCGGTCGCTGTCGGTCGGGGAGCGGCAGATCCTCTCCTTTGCCCGGGCCCTCGCCGGCGAGCCCACGATCCTCCTGCTGGACGAGGCGACCTCCGCGGTGGACCCGGAGTCGGAGACCCGGCTCCAACGCGCCCTGGGCCGCCTCAGGGCCGGCAGAACCGCCCTCGTGGTGGCCCATCGCCTCGGCACCATCGTCGATGCCGACCGGATCCTCGTCTTTCACCACGGGGAACTGCTCGAGACCGGCAGTCATCGGGAGTTGCTGCGGCAGGGCGGCCTCTACGAGCGACTGGTCCGGCTGCAAGGCGGGGAGCCACGCCGGGCCGTCGGCGCCTGA
- a CDS encoding flippase-like domain-containing protein, which translates to MASLLTPTTLRRGFGLFVAVSVVSYVGVLVYGNDASSFLPSLARLHWGWVLVGAGLASLDWIGGGLRLWILTREIHPNPSLPGMMIAGGMGAWGSYVTPLQAGSSPMTVYSMKRTGVPVPKAITATIMSFIATVVFFAIGGPLALAFGAGKALGTRGDVLGLSLLDLFKGSMGIFAILGVLLITVMVAPKFMSRGIHKLAEALGRRSSRVGARLEGLRAGIDQASESMSAFNTPRGWIALGWATLISGPSHANKLLAGYVALRAVGIEANFVDVLLVQTLITFLLYFAPTPGASGVAEVLSAAVMSVYVPRGMVPVYTIVWRCILSWFTIAFGFVVFSGWVRKGLKGIEVESP; encoded by the coding sequence ATGGCCTCCCTGCTCACCCCCACCACCCTGCGACGCGGCTTCGGGTTGTTCGTCGCGGTCTCCGTGGTCAGCTACGTCGGCGTCCTCGTCTATGGCAACGATGCGTCGTCGTTCCTGCCGTCGCTGGCGCGCCTCCATTGGGGGTGGGTGCTGGTTGGGGCCGGGCTCGCGTCACTCGACTGGATCGGCGGCGGCCTCCGCCTCTGGATCCTCACCCGAGAGATCCATCCGAATCCCTCGCTCCCCGGGATGATGATCGCCGGCGGGATGGGGGCGTGGGGATCGTACGTCACGCCGTTGCAGGCGGGCTCCTCGCCGATGACGGTCTACTCGATGAAGCGGACGGGCGTCCCGGTGCCGAAGGCGATCACCGCGACGATCATGTCGTTCATCGCAACGGTCGTCTTCTTCGCCATCGGTGGCCCGCTCGCGCTCGCCTTCGGTGCCGGCAAGGCCCTCGGGACGCGCGGCGATGTCCTCGGTCTGTCGCTGCTGGACCTGTTCAAGGGGAGCATGGGGATCTTCGCGATCCTCGGCGTGCTGCTGATCACGGTGATGGTGGCGCCGAAGTTCATGTCGCGGGGCATTCACAAATTGGCCGAGGCCCTCGGTCGACGGAGCAGCCGGGTCGGAGCGCGGCTCGAGGGACTGCGCGCCGGAATCGATCAGGCGAGCGAGAGCATGAGTGCCTTCAACACCCCGCGCGGGTGGATCGCGCTCGGCTGGGCGACGCTGATCTCCGGGCCGAGCCATGCGAACAAGCTGCTGGCCGGGTACGTCGCGCTCCGCGCGGTGGGGATCGAGGCCAACTTCGTCGATGTCCTGCTGGTGCAGACGCTGATCACCTTCCTGCTCTACTTCGCCCCGACGCCTGGGGCGAGCGGCGTGGCGGAAGTCCTCTCGGCGGCGGTGATGAGCGTGTACGTGCCCCGCGGCATGGTGCCCGTCTACACGATCGTCTGGCGCTGCATCCTCTCGTGGTTCACCATCGCTTTCGGCTTCGTGGTCTTCTCCGGCTGGGTCCGCAAGGGCCTCAAGGGCATCGAGGTCGAGTCGCCGTGA
- the uvrA gene encoding excinuclease ABC subunit UvrA translates to MPRPVIRVINARQHNLKGITVEIPRRALTVVTGPSGCGKSSLAFDTLYAEGQRRYIESLSTYAKQFLDRMPKPLVDRIEGIAPAVAIEQRAPAMSSRSTVGTATEVYDYLRLLWARIGEPRCVACGGPVARDTPQSAATTILADGEGRLRIAFPLPPGSRRAQAVTVDNLRALGFLRLEVDGTTHHLDELPATLDLTTADEVLVIVDRLVATEAQRGRFAEALSMAFAEGEGVALALRDGSRRRFTEFPSCSLCDTPGTTVSPALFSFNNPRGACPTCNGFGATLEYDLSLVVPDPTRSLRDGAIDPWTKPRYEARRSLLVSTAKKLGASADAPWESLPADIREVLLHGKSGRYQGIFPFLVGLEEKRYKQYIRVFLRQYQLAKTCTSCGGARLRPEALAVKLNGRSIADVTTLTVDDLATWLAGLELGETARIVADLVMIEVMARVDYLRDVGLGYLTFDRQTRTLSGGEAQRIALSNALGSRLVDALYVLDEPSIGLHPRDTDRLLGLLRRLRDLGNTLVVVEHDPAAIRGADHMIELGPGAGEKGGYLVHSGPVDEAKDTLTAAYLHGTRRIGIPSARRDLGPRWLEIKGARLHNLQGIDAKIPLGTLTVITGVSGSGKSTLAYDVLHRQLERRLSGEHSAKLHLGEAVGEVDAMTGWELLSDVVLVDQSPIGRSPRSNPVTYIKAWDEVRELFASQPLSRQRKYTPATFSFNLAGGRCEACDGAGQVQVEMVFLADVFVPCEVCNGARFKREVLEVKIQGMSVRDVLDWSVDEAMLRFRHQPKLGAALWQLQQVGLGYLRLGQPATTLSGGEAQRLKIARELLAAQKRGGRKLYLLDEPTTGLHLEDVRVLIAVLDKLVDAGHTVVVIEHHLDVIKRADWVIDLGPEAGPAGGRVVAMGTPEEVAETKGSITGRYLKDVLVES, encoded by the coding sequence GTGCCTCGCCCCGTCATTCGCGTCATCAACGCGCGCCAACACAACCTGAAGGGGATCACGGTCGAGATCCCGCGCCGCGCGCTGACCGTGGTCACCGGCCCGTCGGGGTGTGGCAAGAGCTCGCTCGCCTTCGACACGCTGTATGCCGAGGGACAGCGGCGCTACATCGAGTCGCTCTCCACGTACGCCAAGCAGTTCCTCGACCGGATGCCGAAGCCGCTGGTCGACCGGATCGAGGGGATCGCCCCGGCCGTCGCCATCGAGCAACGCGCGCCGGCGATGTCCTCGCGTTCCACGGTTGGAACGGCGACGGAGGTGTACGACTACCTCCGCCTCCTCTGGGCGCGCATCGGCGAGCCGCGCTGCGTCGCCTGTGGCGGCCCGGTCGCCCGCGACACGCCGCAGTCCGCCGCCACCACCATCCTCGCCGACGGTGAGGGCCGGTTGCGCATCGCCTTCCCGTTGCCGCCGGGGAGTCGTCGCGCGCAGGCGGTCACCGTCGACAATCTTCGTGCGCTCGGCTTCCTCCGCCTCGAGGTCGACGGCACTACGCACCATCTCGACGAGCTCCCGGCCACGCTCGACCTCACCACTGCCGACGAAGTGCTCGTGATCGTCGATCGGCTCGTGGCCACCGAGGCGCAGCGCGGCCGCTTCGCCGAGGCGCTGTCGATGGCGTTTGCCGAGGGGGAGGGCGTCGCGCTGGCATTGCGCGACGGGTCGCGGCGCCGCTTCACCGAATTTCCGTCGTGCAGCCTCTGCGACACGCCGGGCACCACGGTCTCGCCCGCCCTCTTCTCGTTCAACAATCCGCGCGGCGCCTGCCCCACCTGCAACGGCTTCGGCGCCACGCTGGAGTACGACCTCTCGCTAGTCGTTCCCGACCCGACGCGTTCGCTGCGCGATGGCGCGATCGACCCGTGGACCAAGCCGCGCTACGAAGCGCGTCGCTCGCTGCTGGTAAGCACCGCCAAGAAGCTCGGCGCCTCGGCCGATGCACCGTGGGAGTCTCTCCCCGCCGACATCCGTGAGGTGCTGCTGCACGGCAAGAGCGGTCGGTATCAGGGGATCTTCCCCTTTCTCGTGGGATTGGAAGAGAAGCGCTACAAGCAGTACATCCGGGTCTTCCTGCGGCAGTACCAACTCGCCAAGACCTGCACCAGCTGCGGTGGCGCCCGACTGCGCCCGGAGGCGCTCGCGGTCAAGCTCAATGGCCGATCGATCGCCGACGTCACCACCCTCACCGTCGACGATCTTGCCACGTGGCTTGCCGGCCTCGAACTCGGCGAAACGGCGCGCATCGTGGCCGACCTGGTGATGATCGAGGTGATGGCGCGGGTCGATTACCTCCGCGATGTCGGCCTCGGCTACCTCACCTTCGATCGGCAGACCCGGACACTCTCCGGCGGCGAGGCGCAACGGATCGCGCTCTCGAATGCGCTCGGCTCGCGCCTTGTCGATGCCCTCTACGTCCTGGACGAGCCGTCGATCGGCCTCCATCCGCGCGACACCGACCGCCTCCTCGGCCTCCTGCGCCGCCTGCGCGACCTCGGCAACACGCTGGTGGTGGTCGAACACGATCCGGCCGCTATTCGCGGCGCCGATCACATGATCGAGCTCGGACCCGGTGCCGGGGAGAAGGGCGGCTACCTGGTGCACAGCGGCCCGGTCGACGAGGCGAAGGACACGCTCACGGCGGCATACCTCCACGGCACCCGGCGAATCGGCATCCCGAGTGCCCGACGCGACCTCGGCCCCCGCTGGCTCGAGATCAAGGGCGCCCGGCTCCACAACCTGCAGGGGATCGACGCGAAGATTCCGCTCGGGACGCTGACGGTGATCACCGGCGTCTCCGGCTCTGGCAAGAGCACGCTCGCCTACGACGTCCTGCACCGACAGCTCGAACGGCGCCTCAGCGGTGAGCACTCGGCCAAGCTCCACCTCGGCGAGGCGGTGGGCGAGGTCGACGCGATGACTGGCTGGGAACTGCTGAGCGACGTGGTATTGGTGGATCAGAGCCCGATCGGCAGGTCGCCACGCTCGAATCCGGTGACCTACATCAAGGCGTGGGACGAAGTGCGCGAACTCTTCGCCTCGCAACCGCTGTCACGGCAACGGAAGTACACGCCGGCAACCTTCTCCTTCAACCTCGCCGGCGGTCGATGCGAAGCGTGTGACGGCGCCGGGCAGGTGCAGGTCGAGATGGTCTTCCTCGCCGATGTCTTCGTGCCGTGCGAGGTCTGCAACGGGGCGCGCTTCAAGCGCGAGGTGCTCGAGGTCAAGATCCAGGGGATGTCGGTGCGGGATGTCCTTGACTGGTCGGTCGACGAGGCGATGCTGCGCTTCCGCCATCAGCCCAAGCTCGGCGCGGCGCTCTGGCAGCTGCAGCAGGTCGGCCTGGGCTACCTCCGCCTCGGGCAGCCCGCCACGACCCTCTCCGGCGGCGAGGCGCAGCGACTCAAGATCGCGCGCGAGCTGCTCGCCGCGCAGAAGCGCGGCGGTCGGAAGCTCTATCTCCTCGACGAACCGACCACCGGCCTCCATCTGGAGGACGTGCGCGTGTTGATCGCCGTGCTCGACAAGCTGGTCGACGCCGGCCACACCGTGGTGGTCATCGAACACCACCTCGATGTGATCAAGCGCGCCGACTGGGTCATCGATCTCGGCCCCGAGGCCGGACCCGCTGGCGGCCGCGTCGTCGCGATGGGCACGCCCGAAGAGGTCGCAGAGACCAAGGGGAGCATCACGGGGCGCTATCTGAAGGACGTCCTCGTCGAGAGCTGA
- a CDS encoding M20/M25/M40 family metallo-hydrolase, with protein MRRRSFLYLLTLIGNTALSAQVARPATSWNPALMQRADIKAAMAQLDRGFPAQVEEWIALTQMPALSRHEEVRGAYVRKVMTAEGLEVRTDSIGNVTGVRRGRGGGPTVVIAVHMDVVHDPTVVGTVRRMGDTLFAPGVFDNTAGVANMLAMIRAMNAAKVVTRGDLIFVATVQEEIGLKGMEYWLQHNPRPDLLIAIDGGLGPVNYGALGIYWTRYVYTSPGSHTLFSRGRPTPVKAMAAAIRDLYALEFGPLPDGAVINVGQVHGGVIYNGIPQEMAFTVDLRSPDPVLLDSLDRRIERIAREAATKEGVGFRVEAEVRNGAGGTAAMLAGARAHPLVQTAIDVHHALGITMAMPGAEEAIPTGSTDANMGVVRKIPSISIGRAAGTGQHTLAESAQWPSALPATKMAMLLVVTMADVARAVP; from the coding sequence ATGCGTCGCCGAAGCTTCCTCTACCTCCTCACGCTGATCGGCAACACCGCGCTCTCCGCGCAGGTCGCTCGTCCGGCGACCTCCTGGAACCCGGCGCTGATGCAGCGCGCCGACATCAAGGCGGCGATGGCGCAGCTGGACCGCGGCTTTCCGGCGCAGGTGGAGGAGTGGATCGCGCTGACACAGATGCCGGCGCTGTCGCGTCACGAGGAAGTGCGCGGCGCGTATGTCCGCAAGGTGATGACAGCGGAGGGACTGGAGGTTCGCACGGATTCGATCGGCAACGTGACCGGCGTCCGTCGGGGGCGCGGCGGCGGCCCCACGGTGGTGATCGCGGTGCACATGGATGTGGTGCACGATCCGACAGTGGTCGGCACCGTGCGCCGGATGGGTGACACGCTGTTTGCCCCCGGTGTCTTCGACAACACCGCTGGTGTCGCGAACATGCTGGCCATGATCCGTGCAATGAACGCGGCGAAGGTCGTGACCCGCGGCGACCTCATCTTCGTGGCGACCGTGCAGGAAGAGATCGGCCTGAAGGGGATGGAATACTGGCTCCAGCACAACCCGCGGCCCGACCTGCTGATCGCCATCGACGGTGGCCTCGGCCCGGTGAACTATGGCGCACTCGGCATCTACTGGACCCGCTATGTCTACACCTCGCCCGGCTCGCACACGCTCTTCTCGCGCGGGCGCCCGACGCCGGTGAAGGCGATGGCCGCCGCGATTCGCGACCTGTACGCCCTCGAGTTCGGGCCGCTCCCCGATGGTGCCGTCATCAACGTCGGCCAGGTGCATGGCGGCGTGATCTACAACGGGATTCCGCAGGAGATGGCGTTCACGGTCGACCTCCGCTCGCCCGATCCAGTGCTCCTCGATTCCCTCGACCGGCGGATCGAGCGGATCGCCCGGGAAGCGGCCACGAAGGAAGGGGTCGGATTCCGGGTGGAGGCCGAGGTGCGGAACGGGGCAGGGGGGACCGCGGCGATGCTCGCGGGCGCCCGCGCGCATCCACTGGTGCAGACCGCGATCGACGTCCACCATGCCTTGGGCATCACGATGGCGATGCCGGGAGCCGAGGAGGCGATCCCGACGGGCAGCACCGATGCCAACATGGGCGTGGTCCGGAAGATCCCAAGCATCTCGATCGGGCGGGCCGCTGGCACCGGGCAACACACGCTGGCGGAATCGGCGCAGTGGCCGAGCGCCTTGCCGGCGACGAAGATGGCGATGCTGCTGGTGGTGACGATGGCCGACGTGGCGCGCGCCGTGCCCTGA
- a CDS encoding aspartate aminotransferase family protein: MQPEEFRRHGHAIVDWLADYLRDIEQQRIVPDVTPGALRRALPTAAPEDGEPFDQILEDFRTQIVPGMTHWGHPGWFAFFPSNASPPSILGEFLTAGLAAQCMSWVTSPAATELEQVVMAWYRQLLGLPDGFTGVIQDTASASTLVAFLTARQRAAADLSRCTAYWSSEAHSSVAKAARLTGLAESQCRMVPVDADFAMRADALEAMMADDVAAGLVPLIVTATMGTTSSTACDPLRAIGEVAQRHGAWYHIDAAYGGSAAIVPEFRPLLDGVELADSMVTNPHKWLMTNFDCSAYFVRDVDGLLETFATAPAYLRTRHDADVVNYRDWGIPLGRRFRALKLWFVLRSYGAEALRAMIRTHIALGHDLAAWVDATPDWERLAPAPLGLVVVRHVPRALAGDEAALTAHNAQIVARVNAIGTVQVTQTTLGGQYAIRVAIGAFRTEERHVREVWRVMQEAGMMDGR, from the coding sequence ATGCAACCGGAGGAATTCCGCCGGCACGGCCACGCGATCGTCGACTGGCTGGCGGATTACCTCCGCGACATCGAGCAGCAGCGCATCGTCCCCGACGTCACGCCGGGGGCGTTGCGCCGCGCGTTGCCGACCGCCGCCCCCGAAGACGGCGAGCCGTTCGACCAGATCCTCGAGGACTTCCGCACGCAGATCGTCCCGGGGATGACCCACTGGGGCCACCCGGGATGGTTCGCCTTCTTCCCGTCCAACGCCTCGCCGCCATCGATCCTCGGCGAGTTCCTCACCGCCGGCCTCGCGGCGCAGTGCATGAGCTGGGTCACCTCGCCCGCCGCGACCGAACTCGAACAGGTGGTGATGGCGTGGTACCGGCAGCTGCTCGGCTTGCCCGACGGCTTCACCGGCGTGATCCAGGATACGGCGTCGGCGTCGACGCTGGTGGCGTTCCTCACGGCCCGCCAGCGTGCAGCGGCCGACCTCTCGCGCTGCACCGCGTACTGGTCGAGCGAGGCCCACTCGTCGGTGGCGAAGGCGGCGCGCCTCACCGGACTCGCGGAGTCGCAGTGCCGGATGGTGCCGGTCGACGCCGACTTCGCGATGCGCGCCGATGCACTCGAGGCGATGATGGCGGATGATGTGGCCGCCGGGTTGGTCCCACTGATTGTCACGGCCACGATGGGGACGACCTCGTCGACCGCCTGCGATCCGCTCCGCGCCATCGGCGAGGTGGCCCAGCGGCACGGCGCCTGGTATCACATCGACGCGGCGTATGGTGGGTCGGCGGCCATCGTCCCCGAGTTCCGTCCGTTGCTCGATGGTGTCGAGCTCGCCGACTCGATGGTCACCAACCCGCACAAGTGGCTGATGACCAACTTCGACTGCAGCGCCTATTTCGTGCGCGACGTCGACGGCCTGCTGGAGACCTTCGCGACGGCACCGGCCTACCTGCGCACGCGACACGATGCCGACGTGGTCAACTACCGCGACTGGGGCATTCCGCTCGGCCGTCGTTTCCGGGCGCTCAAGCTCTGGTTCGTGCTGCGCAGCTACGGCGCCGAGGCGCTGCGGGCGATGATCCGGACGCACATCGCCTTGGGCCATGACCTCGCCGCGTGGGTCGATGCCACGCCGGACTGGGAACGCCTCGCCCCGGCTCCGCTTGGCCTCGTCGTGGTGCGGCATGTCCCGCGGGCACTGGCCGGCGACGAGGCGGCGCTCACCGCCCACAACGCGCAGATCGTCGCGCGCGTCAACGCCATCGGCACGGTGCAGGTGACGCAGACGACGCTCGGCGGACAGTATGCGATCCGCGTGGCCATCGGCGCGTTCCGGACCGAGGAAAGGCATGTGAGAGAGGTGTGGCGGGTGATGCAGGAAGCAGGGATGATGGATGGTCGATGA